The stretch of DNA CCCTCCGCGACCCGGCGACGAGCCGGCCGGCGTCTCGGACCGCGAAGCGCGGGCGGAAGCGTCGAACCGGCTTTCCGGCGAGCGCGGCCCGCACCGATCGCTGCTCCGCCGGATCGAGCTTGCCGCCGCGCCGGCCCGTGACGAAGAAAGTATCGACGGCTTCGCCGTCGCGGGTGGCGGCGGTCGCTTGATGGATCTGCGCGCCGGCCCGGGCGAGCGATGCGGCGACGCGCGCGAGCAACCCCCGGCGGTCTGGCGCGCGGAGCTCGACGATCGTGTGCCAAGGCGAGGCGCGGTCGTCGAATGCGACCGTCGCGTCGACCGGCTCGACCGGCGTTTCTGATTCGCCGTCGAGCGCGGCTGTGACCGCGCTCCTTAGCTCGTCCCAATCCGTCCGCGGGCCGGCAGAAACCTGGAACACGTCGACGGCGATACCGCTCCGCCACGTGGAAACCACGGCTTCGTCGATCGAGATCCCCTTCGCGGAGATCGCGCCGGCGACATCGGCGAGCGCGGCGCGCCGGTCGACGAACGCGAGGTGCAAGATCCATCGTCCGGGCTCGCCGTCCGGCTCGGCTTCGAGACGCACTTCTCCGCGGACGGGGCGCGTCTCGGTCATGCGGACGTGCCGAGCGATCGCCGCGACGTCCTGCGAAAGGAGATACCGGCGCGGCGCGTCGGCCAGGTGCGCCCGGACCTCATCGCGGGGGAGGACTGGTTCCAGAGCGCGGCCGACCTCGTCGCGCCGGAGCTCGAGCAGATCCGACGCCGACGCATCCACCAGCTCAGGGTCCGACAGCACATCGGAGACGAGCTTCCACAGCTCGCGGATCGCTTCGCGCTGGGTCGGATCGGATGCACTCGCCGTCGCCAGCACGTACAGGCCGTCCGCCCGCTCCTTCGTCCCGATGTGGGACGCGATCTCGAGGACGTCCTCTTCGGCGCCGAGGTCGAGCCGGGTCGCCGCCGCGGGAAGGATGTGCCGTTCGGCCGTCAGCATGGCCGCCGTCTCGGCGTCCGCCGAGGGGAGTCCGATCCCCTTCGCGAAACGGGAGACTGCCTCCGGGCTCCCCCGCCCGTCGAATGCCCCGCGCGCCAACGCGCCGAGCACGACCAGGTCGCGCCTGTCCATCCGCTCCCACACCTCGACCGCCGGATCCTTCCCGGCTCGGATGAGAGCCGTCAGATCGGACAGCTCCTGCCACACGATCGCACCGACGGGATCCAGGTCGAACGGATCCCGGATCCGACGGCGTAAGGCCGCGTCGATCTCGGGGAGGAGGATCGCGATCAGGCCGCTGAGCTCGAGGAACCTCCAGGAACGCCCGGAGCCGGCCAGCAGCAAAGCGACGAGCCGGCGGCGCAGGTCCTCATCCCAGATCACCGACTCGTCCGGCAACGCCGAGAGCCACGAGAGCAAGCGCCCGCCGGGACGCCGCGTGGCGCACGCGATCGCGGCGTCGAGCCCGATCCGCGCGGCCTCCTCGGTGGGCGGCTCTGCTCCCAGCATCGTCGAGAGCTCGACCGTCTCGGCGGTGATCTCGAGCCAGCCCCCGGGTGGCTCGATCGGAGATATCGCGGCCGTCGCCGCACGGCGGATGCGCCGCGTCCGCTCGCGAAGAAGTGGAGGCGTCGCGACGGTCGTCGCCAGCACCACTAGGATCAGCGCGGCGTGCTGCTGCGCGTCGAGGATCCCGCCGGACAGGCCGAGTGCGGCGAAGATCAGCCCGA from Actinomycetota bacterium encodes:
- a CDS encoding cation:proton antiporter, which codes for MDAAPLLLRLFAVLVAARIAAEVAERFRQPAVLAEIAAGIIIGPSLLGLVHHDEALSLLAELGAILLLFEVGLHMDLADLRSVGGDSIRVGVIGVAVPMGGALAVVRVVGVDGSAGLFLAAALTATSVGITARVFADMRALTTPEARTVLGAAVADDVIGLLILTIVLRVSTGGGLDAAGAAGVLGAALAFVVVGTAVAHWIVPRGLAAVAERARADGTLLVAGVALALGLAGVASWAKLAPIVGAFVAGVAVGSSSAADDLQRRLAPLGHLLIPIFFLSMGVDTQLGAFTDSKAMAIAGVLLVVGFAGKIVAGLGMKRGSGDRLLVGIGMIPRGEVGLIFAALGLSGGILDAQQHAALILVVLATTVATPPLLRERTRRIRRAATAAISPIEPPGGWLEITAETVELSTMLGAEPPTEEAARIGLDAAIACATRRPGGRLLSWLSALPDESVIWDEDLRRRLVALLLAGSGRSWRFLELSGLIAILLPEIDAALRRRIRDPFDLDPVGAIVWQELSDLTALIRAGKDPAVEVWERMDRRDLVVLGALARGAFDGRGSPEAVSRFAKGIGLPSADAETAAMLTAERHILPAAATRLDLGAEEDVLEIASHIGTKERADGLYVLATASASDPTQREAIRELWKLVSDVLSDPELVDASASDLLELRRDEVGRALEPVLPRDEVRAHLADAPRRYLLSQDVAAIARHVRMTETRPVRGEVRLEAEPDGEPGRWILHLAFVDRRAALADVAGAISAKGISIDEAVVSTWRSGIAVDVFQVSAGPRTDWDELRSAVTAALDGESETPVEPVDATVAFDDRASPWHTIVELRAPDRRGLLARVAASLARAGAQIHQATAATRDGEAVDTFFVTGRRGGKLDPAEQRSVRAALAGKPVRRFRPRFAVRDAGRLVAGSRRD